Sequence from the Brachionichthys hirsutus isolate HB-005 chromosome 4, CSIRO-AGI_Bhir_v1, whole genome shotgun sequence genome:
GATTTGTGCTGCTGGCGCCAGCATTACACCGAATAACAGTCTCGTTCGAGCTTTTAGTCAGACATAAATAGTTCCGGGTCTGCCCATCTGCCTTCGCGGCTAAAAGCCTGGAGGATTGTGGATTCTCAGACTCCCCTCGTCTCCCCAATACCCCGTCGGTCCTCGTCATCCCTTTCTGCAGGAGGAAATGATCAATGCGGCCTTTCAGCGGAGGGTTAGGAAGAGGATTAGATGTTGAAGTAAATGGCACGCCAGTGAAGGGGTCGTTTGGGGGTCGACCCCAAGTGGCCTCTCTCTTCTGGTGTTCCTCCAGAGTGGTGTTGTCCACTGACACGCCGCTAGGCAGCAGCATGGGCAGCAGCATTATCTCCTGAGTTATTGGGTCAAGGAACTCCTCTGGGATGGAAACATTGCTGTAGCCAGAAAAAGATTCAGACGGATAGTCAACACAACTGACATCAAATCAACATCTCGTACCGTTAGGGCTCCATCGACAGTAAAGAGAATCAAAAGAAGACTGCGCTATAGACACATACCTCGGAGGCGTGTCTGCTTGCAGCTGCGGGTTTGTCTGGTCGAGAGAAGTGGCGACAGCTacaggtggagggggggggagccgtTTCCTACTGGCCTCGTGGAGTCTTTGAATCCTGTCCACTTCCTCTGCAGTGCAGCAGCGAGCAGGTCGCCCCCACACGACTAAAGCCTTAAAGCCCAGAGCAGACGCGGCACCGCCGAACGGCATGGTCACGCGAAGCTGCGTCACGGCGCCGAGCAGACCCCGGTTCCACAGTTCCTCCCGCCAACAGTTTGGTGGCTGTGGTGGAGGCGGGGAGAGGAACGGGGGCCGGGGACTACAATTTGAATGCGTGAAACAAACTTGGGTTTCCTCCTCAAGTCTGCAACAGCCTACCAGTCTGAACACCGGTTCGGGACAACTGTCGACAGTGTGCGACTGACAATGGCCCATCTGTTGAGACTCAGTTTGAGGCTTTACACCACACTGGCAGGCCCGAATACGCCACTGGCGGCCATCGCATTGGCTAGATTCGCTGCCATGTTCTGCCTTTTCCCTCTTCTGCTCACTCCGTCGCTTCGACTGCAGCTGCGTGCGCTGCTCCCTTCGCGGAGGCACTTTGTGGCTGTGAGCAAAATGACGGGGAAGTACCCGATCACAGCTGGTGCTGACCTCCAGTCTCTTGCAAGCCTGTCCTCTGTCCATACCCCAGGGCCACAGCTCCACGTCCACCCTGCACAGCTCCACCTGGAAGTCGAACTTCAAGGTCACctgggagagaggggaaaaataaCGGATATTAACGAAAAGGAACAAACACATTAGTAGTGTTGGGAAAAGAGTAGGCCAGCGTTAATGCAAATATTCTGGTTCGACTCAAGAGTCCTCCAGCCTTTGGCGTGCATcttgtaaataataattaatcttACAGTAATTGGTGGCACAATGGGTGTAGCTGCCTGGGTAATCATGaactaaaggtgtgtgtgtgtgtgtgtgtcacaattTGTTCATGATTAAGGTCAGATGactgatctctgtgtgtgttctaaCTTAGCAAACATaaagttttgctttttttgtgatttgtgGCCGCTGGTTCTCTGGCCTGTGGATATTTGGttggacaaaaaacaacaacatattatTTATCAAATAATATTGATTAAAATAAGAGAGGAGTGTGAAAGCAAGAACTTACCTGTACAGGCGGACGCAGGAAGTACTCCAGCTTGAAGCCCCGCTTCCTGTAAGCAGGGTCAGCTGATACAAGGTTTGTGACGTCATAGCCGTCAGCACAGAGCTGCGGATAAATGCACAGTATGTGTTGAATTCAAAATACAGGTGTGCAATAGGTCAATAAAATATCTCAAACCTTGTTGCAATGAACCGTGGTGTTGAAGTGTGGGAGACAGAGATTCACAACCATAGTCGCAACCTGCGGACAAAGAACAtcatattatttaatattaagtTCACAAAAGTTAGTATATGTGTGATCCATTTGTTCGAGGCACACCGGCAAGTTGGTATCCTGTAAAAACGCTGCACTACATAATCAAAAAGCTTCACACTAATCTATATCGTTTATTTATTGGATAGCTGCTATAGCTTTTAAACACACAGTTGATTTCAGCTAGCTGGAAAACTACGTTGCTAATAATGCCGATATTTTGCGTGTCTCACAAAATTCAAAACAGCTAGCAGACTAAAGCAAAGGCACAAAAAGCTTACTTTCGTTTTCTCTTTCCCAAAGCTGATTGTTTTGATTCTAAAATATCATATTTACTAGTAAGGTAAGTTACTAGCTAATAAGTCACCATCCACAGTCCAGCCGGCACAAGTACGGTAGCCGAGGAGGGACACGCGTCACATAATGCAATTGAGAATTTCGTGATCGTCCACTGGGTGTCTTGTGATTTGTGTCAGACAGCTATTGTTTGgtgaatgaatgtaaatgtaaaagcaCTTAACTTGTTTACTTTTTTATATTGCATTGGGCTGTTGCATTATTTgtcctgtctttctctgtgtgtgtgtgtgtgtttgtgtgtgcgtgtgtgtgtttgtgtgtgtgtttgtgtgtgtgtttgtgtgtgcgtgtgtgtgtgttttgggggtgtgaaggttttttttctcagtaCAGGAGACGTTTAGTCGATAATACTTGTAAGAGCAGTGTTTTTATCCTACATATATGGTAGAACATATTACCTTGTGGTTGAACGATAGGATATTATAGAAGGTCACATCGTCGGTGTGTGATAAAATATACCTTCCAATCATATTCCAATATTTGATAGACTGCAgatatttcctgttttcattttcttaggACTTTCATTGTCACAACTTAAACACAGGTCAAACGAGTGATGGGTTATTGTCATATTTTTATTAGCTCAGCTGAATTTGAACAAAGGAGTGGTTTAATCAAGGCAGAACAGTACCAATAACATAAATGCAAACAATTAATTTGAAACATGTTTaaaatctgtttattttctcctctaaaCAATGCAATACTGTAACTACATTTACACCTACATCAAAAGAACATCATTTTTGGACAGGGTTGCTATGATTGCACCATTATGGAAGGCCTATAGGCTATCTACACAGTTAAGAAAACATAAAGAAGAGCTCAGTTCACCGTAATATAATAACAGTAACAAAGATGATAATACTGTAATACCTCAGATAAGTTAATATTCTAGAGCAACATCTTTGCTGGCATAAACAACACATATAAAAGCCATGATATTCACATCTGGGTCTACTGTACAACAGAACTTGTGTGTAGGACACGACATAGTGCAGTTACCCCGAATGCACCTGTTGAAGTGGACTTTTCATATTCCTCTTGGTCTCTGTGTCCTATTTCAGACAGAGAAAAGTCGGGATGTGTCAGGATATTCTGACCCGTTTAACGTGTCGGTCTCACTGCGCCCGTGTCAAGCATTGATGTACAAGTTACTGTACTTAAAGCCGCTCAACACTTGTTGATCTTAATGCTTTCGCCGTCTGTATTGCCGCTAGTCCTCAATCTCATGAACTGACgcttttcatatatatttatatgtatatatgtacacacTTGTGAATTCacactccctttctctcccactcacacacagtctTGTACAATCTACAACTAAATTAAGTATATCTTTCTAGTATATtatacattcttttttttattttactttgggGAAATTGACTGATTCCTTCGCTGAATGTGAAGTGAATAACACAATTGTCATaataattaaattcaaattGTGTGCTTACTGTCACATAAGTCTGGCTGTTCATAGAGAAGAAATCTGAGTCGTCGAAGCTCTCTATTGACCTCAAGTGTTCGTTTTTAGCCACCACGCACAAGCTGCGGTGAAGGTGAACCACGTTCTCCTACATATGTCATAAAACTCATATTCTCTCCGGGTTGATTATCTGCTAAACATATCTCTTTAGATCGATTTGTAGAAAATATAATCTCTGTCCATGATTGGACCTTGTGCATGATTTGACTTGaaaactgaattttaaaaaaatcagtcTGCGTGAACTTTAATATCAGTATCTGCTGGGATTCATGAGAAATAGTTCAATAGATAATAATGTTGCGTAACTGCTTTGCTGATATTGGAATTAAAGCGCAGAAAactattcattttaaatgaattcattttgatttttttccctctgcCACCTTATCCCAGCATTAATTATTCTTTAATACATCATGGAAAGAGTGGAGTAAGGCGCTATCTGGCCAAAAATGCAAATTAACTTCACATACTCTGACTACTAATTCTACTTTACTAGTGACACAGACTTACGAGGAATAAATACCGCATAATATACTTGTTGATCATTTCTGACAATATCCCTGATTGTCTTAGTCCTTTTCTGGCATGGGAATGAAACGCCCCATGTATTAATGCCGTGATCTAAACATTGTCATTTAAcattctggttttttttttgccatcacTCTTTTCgtcaatgctgctgctgctgctgctgatgtagTGATGTGAAACTCGAGAGACAGGCGCCTTAGAAAGTTGAAAAATAGTGATAATGTTAGATTTTGCACTCGAACTTTGTTGCTGTTCAGTGTCGGTAGTTGCTTTGAAAAGTAAGTATCATTTGTTTTGTACTAAAGACTACAATATTTTTCAGCTGAATGCTGAAGTCGATTTGTGTGAGCGCCTGTAGACGTGTTGAACTCGGTTCATGGAGCTGTCTCTATATCTCAGTAGATTCTATCCTCTCCAGCCGTGAGGCTCCTGCCCAGGGAGGAGCCAGctggtggagagagggaggaccCTTCTGGTCTTCACAAGGTGGGGAGATGGTGAGAGCGATGGGACCAGACATCGAGGGTGGGGGTTGAGGAGACAGAGCTGGAGGGGGTGAATTAGAAGACGTGGGAGAGGTGGTAGTGGTAACAGTGGTGGGGGTGGATGCTGCGGTTGGTTTGGCTCCCAGTTGGCTCATACGTTTTTCCAACGCTTGGTTCTTCTGCAGTGTCTCCACgtagctgagctgcagctgagccTGATATTTTAAAACCCGTTCTTTCTCATCCTGCCACGTGTGTCTCTCCTGGTCAAAGTTGAGGGCCTGGCGTTCCCGTTGCTGCCGCTCCAGGCGCAAGAcaccctgcagctgctccagttGCCTGCGCAAATCTCCTGCCTCATCCCAGTGACCCTCCTGGGCTCGATGTGGCTGTTGGGCCTCCTGACGTAGCTGGGCCTCTTGGCGCATTTGGGCCTCATGGCAGAGCTGGGCCTCCTGGCGCAGTTGAACCTCTTGACGCATTTGGGCTTCATGCCGGTGGTGAGCCTCCTGGCGAAGTTGCACCTCTGGTCGGAGTTGGGCATCCTGACGCATTCGGATGTCCTGCTGCATGTGGGCATCCTGACGCTGCAGTGCATCGCGCCACTGAGCTTCTTCCCGTTTCTGCCTCTCTTGCCTTTGAGCTTCCTGCCTTTGGGCTTTGGCTTCATCACTCTGAAGACTAAGCAGGGCGTCAGACGTGGGGGTGAGGGAGTTAGTCGAAGGCTCAGAGGGATTTCGTGGGCAATGTACAATTCCCCAGGGCGGCAacagtcctgcagcagctaaGTTAGGGCTAATTACGACTTCTGCGCCTCGGCTTGCTTCATTCAAAGCCCGCTTTAAACTAAGCACCTCTGCTTCAAATACGCCCAGCTTCTCTCGAAGGATGGAcacctgcaaaaacacaaaatatgtaTCCCAgtaaacatattatatatttttactgtCACTGTCTGATATGTCAGCATAGAGAAATACAGAACATTAAAACATTGTTAACATAGAAATAAACAGACAAGTTAACGGTCAAACACTCCCAGCTGTCTTTGAATACATGCTGTACAAACATGACTGCAAACATGCACGCACGTATTAGCGTGCACTCATGTGACTGCACATCTAATAGGAGCAGGGACAGAGGATGTTGTTCTTCAGGTAGTACCACTACAGGAATATCCACTTAGTCATTGTATTACACAATTCAGTTTTCTCTCAGATTCTTGCTGAGATTCTTCTTAAAACCTCAACCAAGTCCAGAGTGGTGGAAAACCCACCTCTGACAGAGTCCTCCTCAGATCGCCCTCACATTTTTCCAGCTCCATACTTTTGGTGCTGTAGGAGTCCTTCAGGCCCAGCATGACCTCCTCCCGGTCCCTCAGCTGCACATTGAGCTCCTTTAGTTGTCCTCTCAGGGCGACCATCTCTCCAGCTCGCTGGGTCACTTCAGCCTGACTTTCCCGCAGCTGCTGCTTTAGCAGGGAAATCTCTCCTGCCTTCTGACACACCTGCACGTGAACAATGAACGGGGGGGGGATTGGTGAATACCACCTATCCCACTGTCTACCCGGACATAGGCTGTTTCACATACACCCCTAGCCTCAGTACTCAAGCGCTGAGTCCGAAATGGTGACGCTCTGATAATATTTTAGTCAACAAATCAAGCACACCAACTCATATTCATATTTCACCTCCCACTTGGTCTCCTCCAGACGAGGCAAGATGTCAGCCTGCTCCTTTCTATAATCCAGACACtttctctccagctcctctcttTGAGCCAAGAGAGCTGCCATCTCCTCCTGAAGCCGCCTCTTGTCCTGGGACAGACGGCTTATCTGGGCCTGCAGGGCAGTCTGTGAACGCTGAGCACGACGGGTAACCTGCAAAGAAAACGCACATATACGGTGCTTATATGTGTACATGTATGGCgggaggcgggatacacccagaatgcattgccaGTGCATGCTTTTAACTCCCAATGTGTAACTTAGAATGCAATAAATTTAGTCACGCCTCTTTCCAGAAGGGGGTGTTGCCGGGTTTTGGCCTAGTTTTGCTCCAGTGTGAGTAAATTCAGAGCACCTGCACTGTCCCcttcctggaggagctgcaaaGCCTGCTATGACATCATGGTTGGCTTCAAATCCGAACTGTGCTTCACAGGAAATATTTTGTGATAGGCGAAGCAAGACAAAGAGAcaatgctttaaaaacaaaaaaatcatgtcTAGAGCACCTGTAAAGACACCAAGGACAGGTCATTTTGTTGGGAAACCAGACAAAGGGTAATTTGTATAATTTGGGCCCTTTCATCTGgattgacaaaataaaatgtttgtattttttgccccatttttatatattttttggcaCCGGATTCATTCATCCTGCACGTCTTCCAGTTTCACTTATTCATTATGAGTAAGGTCACCTGTTGCAAGCGTGATGCATAGTTCTGTCTCAGCTCATCCATCTGGCGCTCCCAGACACGTTGCTTCTCTTCAAACACCTGGATGATTGCTGCCTCACTTTGGTCCAGGTTTCTGCGCATATGTTGCACCTggcagaaaagaggaggaataaTCTGTCAAAGCTGCACCTTAAATAAATAGGAAAACAGTAAATTATCAGTGCTTTCGTTGCTGTAAAGCGATTTTGTAAACACTAACATTGTTACATCAATTCCCCACAGATAAACTCAAAATCAGACATTTCTGACCTCTTGCTCTTTCTCCCATAAGCGGTCCTCGAGGtcctggatgatgtcatcagaggagggagaggggcgGAGAGGTGCTGGGGCATCACTCAGGTGGCTCAATCTCTGATATGACGAGGTGCTCTTTCCTGAGGAAGAGCGGCCACTGTCTGAGGCGCTGAGCCCATTCTGGAAGAGAGGACGCCATCGCAACACATTAAAGACAACAGCAGTGAATTAGGTGCTCGATTATGTGCCTGTGGACGAGCGCCCTACCTGATATCCAGGTTTGTCCAACTTGTCGaggcctgcagctgctccaacCATACCTAACCTGTTAATGTGGCTGGTGGACGCACTGAGAGGCCCCAGGACAGCTGGGGGGCCACATCCAGACCCCAAGCCTGTGTAAGTGGGCAGGCTTGTCAGGGAATTTCTCCCCGAGTCAGACATCCCTCCCTGAACTACTTCATTACCATTTCCCCCTCCCTCACTTCTGCTGGCTCTCATTGGACTCTCCTGGTCCAGGAGCAATGCTTCTGGGACCGCTCCTGATTCTACTCCTGCTCCATCCCTgcctctcctgcctcctctgctCTCGCTGAACCCTTCACCTCTTGCCTCAGCCTTGCCCTCACTCCCCGCTCCTCCTGCCTGGCCTACCAGATTCTGCATGGAGTGGAAGCTCTTGGGAACGACTGGTTTGAAAGCAGAGGGGCGAACAAGGCCTGAATTGTTCTGCATTGCCTGTGAAAGAGAGGATGGATGAAAAGATgaggaaaaaaggagagaaatgcaGTGTTTGACTATAACATAACAAAACTTGGTGCATGAATAATACATTGTACAGGTATTTGGTCTATTTCTAAATTACATAAAGCCTCCAAAATGTTATGTATTATCTATTAGAGGTTAGGGTTTAGATTATTCTCAAGTCTCTTATAATGCAATACTTAAATGTCCATGAGGTATTACTGGCTATTAGACGTATTATTCATATGCATGTGAGGCAATGCCACTGGGACAAGACTCAGAATGTAAGTGATTGGGAACAGTAATTGAATACATTTGTAAATTCAGAAAAAGGTAATCGGCTGTTTCGACAATCTTAGATAGCCAAGTAAAGTGGGTGTTTGTTTTACTGTCCCTCCACCAGCTCAGTAAGTTAATATTGATCTGACAAATTGCCCATTGGATTTGTCTCACTTTGTGTATTAGTTCCATGTTGAGTATACACTGAAAGGCGGCAGGCATGGTTATGGCAAACAATACCTCTTTCAATGTGTCTGTAGATTCTGTATTCAGTGGCGCTAAACGTTTTTCTGCTTGTGAAACCTTGCCAC
This genomic interval carries:
- the ubox5 gene encoding RING finger protein 37, which gives rise to MVVNLCLPHFNTTVHCNKLCADGYDVTNLVSADPAYRKRGFKLEYFLRPPVQVTLKFDFQVELCRVDVELWPWGMDRGQACKRLEVSTSCDRVLPRHFAHSHKVPPRREQRTQLQSKRRSEQKREKAEHGSESSQCDGRQWRIRACQCGVKPQTESQQMGHCQSHTVDSCPEPVFRLVGCCRLEEETQVCFTHSNCSPRPPFLSPPPPQPPNCWREELWNRGLLGAVTQLRVTMPFGGAASALGFKALVVWGRPARCCTAEEVDRIQRLHEASRKRLPPPPPVAVATSLDQTNPQLQADTPPSNVSIPEEFLDPITQEIMLLPMLLPSGVSVDNTTLEEHQKREATWGRPPNDPFTGVPFTSTSNPLPNPPLKGRIDHFLLQKGMTRTDGVLGRRGESENPQSSRLLAAKADGQTRNYLCLTKSSNETVIRCNAGASSTNQTAQRESSALSQSESRNRTSYPRHFATDLESRLKRKDIVDQGGESTEGLAVEKEPRLQAKRARNDAVSFPSCSSHEQRLSASLDRALFSALQGRPSFTSNLSLNTSQNGKTAGEKRCSSCFCSLSIYSKSTTSIYRLACAHLLCRCCLQRESQPLSSVTMSASNRVSCPACQCATPRGDIMRVHH
- the lzts3b gene encoding leucine zipper putative tumor suppressor 3 — protein: MGSVGSGVAGEQEFAMKSVGTRTTLPRAPPLSRRCPADRSYSAERLPRPPATISDGTASSDERGSVSVGTGTCTGTDRPTETASSTNTESTMAAPANNNQLEGGNGASRREREWERQRERGRDRDRDRDWDRERLERERERERNRERERERVERERLERERERERERARERERERIEREKIERERERERERERERLENERKEREREREIKAAGLDACGNVVGRAVNEKTGVGMNQHHHREVAANRAEGDNNPGSQNPPNHNPPKILPVSGKLEQNNSGLVRPSAFKPVVPKSFHSMQNLVGQAGGAGSRRGRDGAGVESGAVPEALLLDQESPMRASRSEGGGNGNEVVQGGMSDSGRNSLTSLPTYTGLGSGCGPPAVLGPLSASTSHINRLGMVGAAAGLDKLDKPGYQNGLSASDSGRSSSGKSTSSYQRLSHLSDAPAPLRPSPSSDDIIQDLEDRLWEKEQEVQHMRRNLDQSEAAIIQVFEEKQRVWERQMDELRQNYASRLQQVTRRAQRSQTALQAQISRLSQDKRRLQEEMAALLAQREELERKCLDYRKEQADILPRLEETKWEVCQKAGEISLLKQQLRESQAEVTQRAGEMVALRGQLKELNVQLRDREEVMLGLKDSYSTKSMELEKCEGDLRRTLSEVSILREKLGVFEAEVLSLKRALNEASRGAEVVISPNLAAAGLLPPWGIVHCPRNPSEPSTNSLTPTSDALLSLQSDEAKAQRQEAGDLRRQLEQLQGVLRLERQQRERQALNFDQERHTWQDEKERVLKYQAQLQLSYVETLQKNQALEKRMSQLGAKPTAASTPTTVTTTTSPTSSNSPPPALSPQPPPSMSGPIALTISPPCEDQKGPPSLHQLAPPWAGASRLERIESTEI